One window from the genome of Haloprofundus halobius encodes:
- a CDS encoding PLP-dependent cysteine synthase family protein, producing MNASILDTIGSPLVQLQSPEGATVAAKIESKNPGGSAKDRPALAMVEAAERDGTLSPGDELVEPTSGNTGIGLAVVAAAKGYDITIVMPGSKSPERRRIMKAYGATLELVDGDISDAKERADELEKEREMVQLRQFANPANPEAHYRTTAEEILEQVDGREVDALVAGVGTGGTLSGIGRRLREEFPEMEVVAVEPEDSAVLSGREPEGDSFQGMGPGFVSPNLDTDLLDDVVTVSLDDAEAECRRLAHEEGILVGQSSGASNLAAQQVAVRLARPELNCPDVPDAVSQRIETDGGAGTVEYDDCPLVVTVFWDSGERYMSTGMFDAGPKLGDGGSP from the coding sequence GCGACGGTCGCCGCGAAAATCGAGTCGAAGAATCCCGGTGGATCGGCGAAAGACCGCCCGGCGCTGGCGATGGTCGAGGCCGCCGAACGCGACGGGACGCTCTCGCCCGGCGACGAACTCGTCGAACCGACGAGCGGAAACACGGGCATCGGGTTGGCCGTCGTCGCCGCCGCGAAAGGCTACGACATCACCATCGTGATGCCCGGTTCGAAGTCGCCCGAGCGCCGCCGCATCATGAAGGCGTATGGAGCGACTCTCGAACTCGTCGACGGCGATATCTCCGACGCCAAGGAGCGCGCCGACGAACTCGAAAAAGAGCGAGAAATGGTCCAGCTCCGCCAGTTCGCGAACCCGGCGAACCCGGAGGCGCACTACCGCACGACGGCCGAGGAGATCCTCGAACAGGTCGACGGGAGAGAAGTCGACGCGCTCGTCGCGGGCGTCGGCACCGGCGGCACGCTCTCGGGCATCGGTCGTCGCCTCCGCGAGGAGTTCCCCGAGATGGAGGTCGTCGCCGTCGAACCCGAAGACAGCGCCGTCCTCTCCGGGAGAGAACCCGAAGGCGACAGCTTCCAGGGGATGGGTCCGGGCTTCGTCAGCCCGAACCTCGACACCGACCTGCTGGACGACGTCGTCACCGTCTCGCTCGACGACGCCGAGGCCGAGTGTCGCCGTCTCGCCCACGAAGAGGGTATCCTGGTCGGCCAATCCAGCGGCGCGTCGAATCTCGCCGCCCAGCAGGTCGCCGTGCGCCTCGCGCGACCCGAACTGAACTGCCCGGACGTGCCCGACGCGGTGTCACAGCGCATCGAGACCGACGGCGGGGCCGGGACGGTCGAGTACGACGACTGCCCGCTCGTCGTCACCGTCTTCTGGGACAGCGGCGAGCGCTACATGTCGACCGGGATGTTCGACGCGGGTCCCAAACTCGGCGACGGCGGGTCGCCGTAG